The genomic region ACCTTTGACGATGTCCTGCTGGTCCCCCGGAAGTCGGACATCGCGCCCGCCGAGGTGTCTACCCGAACCCGGCTGACCCAGCGCATCCAGCTCAACGTGCCCGTCATCAGCGCGGCCATGGATACCGTCACCGAAGCCCGCCTGGCGATTGCCATGGCCCAGCAGGGCGGCATCGGCATCATTCACCGCAATATGTCGGTTGAGCGCCAGGCCTCGGAAGTGGACAAGGTCAAGCGTTCCGAGAGCGGAATGATCGTGGATCCCATCACCATGTCCCCGCAGAATCGGATCTACGAGGCCCTGGAAATGATGAGGCATTACAAGATCTCTGGTGTGCCCATCACCGAGGACGGCAAGCTGGTGGGGATCCTGACCAACCGCGACCTGCGCTTTGAAGACCGCTTGAACCTGCCGATCTCGGAGGTGATGACCAAGGAAAACCTGATCACCGTTCCCGTCGGGACCACGCTGGCCGAAGCCGAGGAAATGCTGCACCGGCACAGGGTGGAGAAGCTGCTGGTGGTCGACAGCAAGTACATGTTGAAGGGCTTGATCACGGTCAAGGATATCCAGAAGAAGCTCCAGTACCCCTTTTCGGCCAAGGATGGCCAGGGGCGTTTGCTGGCGGGAGCGGCCCTGGGCGTCACGGGCGACTACCTGGAGCGGGCCGAGGCCCTGGTGAGCGCCAACGTGGACGTTCTGGCCGTGGATACGGCCCACAGCCACTCCCAGCGGGTGATGGATGTGCTCAAGGAGATCAAGCGGAAGTTCCCGGAGACGGATACCATCGCCGGCAACATCGCCACCGCCGCGGCCGCGGCTGACATGATCCGCTGCGGCGCCGACGGCATCAAGGTGGGTATCGGTCCCGGTTCCATCTGCACCACCCGGGTGGTCTCAGCCGCCGGGGTCCCGCAAATCACCGCGGTGGCGGAATGCGCGCAGGTTGCCAAGGATGCGGGAATCCCGGTGATCGCCGACGGGGGAATCAAGTTCTCCGGGGACATCACCAAGGCCATCGCCGCAGGTGCCGACAGCGTCATGATCGGAAGCCTCTTCGCCGGAACCGACGAAAGCCCGGGGGAAACCGTGCTCTATCAGGGTCGAAGCTTCAAGGCCTATCGGGGCATGGGATCTTTCGGAGCGATGCAGGTGGGGAGTAGGGACCGTTATAGATTAGGCCAGGATACCAGCGCACAGAAGCTGGTCCCGGAAGGCATCGAGGGCCGTGTGCCCTACAAGGGGCCCTTGGCGGGAGTGGTGGCTCAACTGGTAGGTGGCCTGAAAGCCGGAATGGGCTATGTAGGGTGCTCAGGAATCGAGGAACTCCAGGAAAAGGCCCGTTTCATCAGGATCACCTCCGCAGGCCTCAAGGAAAGCCACGTCCACGATGTCATCATCACCCGGGAGGCTCCCAACTACCGCCTCGACTGAAGCGCCCCGGGTGGGAGCAGGATCCTGGCCTGTTCTCCCAACTTGTCCTCACCCGACCTCCTCTGCATAACCCGAGTTCGCCGCCGCGAGGATCCGCTCCTAGACCAGGCAGCCCCCATTGGGGACCCTGAAGCTCCGGCGCAGGATCGGGAGCTTCTTGTCCTGCTTAAGGAGATGATTGATCTCCTGCCAGGAATCTGCCGCCAGGTCATCGAGCTGCGCCTGTACCAGGGGTTCTCGACCAAGGAGATCTCCAGACACCGTCACATCTCCCGCGGGAATGTCGTCGTCCGCATGAATCGTGCCATCAGCATGATCAAGCGGCCCATTGATGCGCGGGCGGGCTCATTATCGCTACAACTCCGCAGACAGTCCTGAACGGTCCCTCCCCTCAAAAAATTGTAATAAATCCCTATTTCGATTGTTTATAGGAGTATAGGGACGAAAGTTACGTCGATACGGACAAACTTCTCTTTTTCAGCAACGAATCTGCGCTCGTCTCAAAAAGCACAGCCTCCCCGTGGGAAATGAGGGTTCGTCGCGTCCCTGAAAAGAACACCGCTATTTCCGGGTAACCCTTTTGACGGTGTTGCGCATCAGAGATATTTGGCAGTTACGTAGGGCGTCAAATCGCGGCTTGTGTTCGACATCCGCGGGTCAGGGCGCGCGCCTCAAATCTCACACGATTCCCTGATACGGGAGGGCGTTATGGAGCTAAGGGATTGCAAGTTCTTTTACGGGGGGCAGGAAATGAGCTTCTCGGTGTTTTCGAACGATCCTTGCCGAGCTCGATATCTCGACAGCGTCTCGGTGCCCCTGGTTCAGACTCGAGTCGATATTTATCGGATCGAGCCGGGGCCGAAAACCCGTTGGGTTCTGATCAGGCAAAAAGGCGACGAAGAGGATCGCTTCAGGCTGTTTGTTCGTCAGGGCGACAGGTTTGTGGAGAGCCGGCAACAGGCTCTGTCGAAGGAATTGCGTGACGAGATTTTCGGCAGATTCCCCAACCTGACGGGTGAATTTCACCCGCCGCTGGCGGCTTGACCGGCGCGGAACTCACCGGGTCGCGCCGGGCGCTTGCCTCAGGACGACTTTTGCCGCTGTTCCCGCAACACGGCCTTGCGGCTCAGCTTGATCTTCTGGCCGTCAATCCCAATGACCTTGACCAGCAGCTGATCCCCTTCCTTCAACTCGTCCCTGACCTGCCGAATTCGATGCTCGGCGATCTCGCTGATATGAAGTAGGCCGTCCGTCCCGGGAAAGATTTCCACGAAGGCGCCGAAATCCACCAGGCGAACCACCTTGCCCAGATAGATCTTGCCCATTTCCGCCTCGGCAGTGATGTCCTTGATGATCTGAATGGCCTTTCGGGCTGACGCCTCGTCAAGTGCGGCGATGTTGACCTTGCCGTCGTCTGCGACGTC from Acidobacteriota bacterium harbors:
- the guaB gene encoding IMP dehydrogenase; protein product: MLTREVPEGLTFDDVLLVPRKSDIAPAEVSTRTRLTQRIQLNVPVISAAMDTVTEARLAIAMAQQGGIGIIHRNMSVERQASEVDKVKRSESGMIVDPITMSPQNRIYEALEMMRHYKISGVPITEDGKLVGILTNRDLRFEDRLNLPISEVMTKENLITVPVGTTLAEAEEMLHRHRVEKLLVVDSKYMLKGLITVKDIQKKLQYPFSAKDGQGRLLAGAALGVTGDYLERAEALVSANVDVLAVDTAHSHSQRVMDVLKEIKRKFPETDTIAGNIATAAAAADMIRCGADGIKVGIGPGSICTTRVVSAAGVPQITAVAECAQVAKDAGIPVIADGGIKFSGDITKAIAAGADSVMIGSLFAGTDESPGETVLYQGRSFKAYRGMGSFGAMQVGSRDRYRLGQDTSAQKLVPEGIEGRVPYKGPLAGVVAQLVGGLKAGMGYVGCSGIEELQEKARFIRITSAGLKESHVHDVIITREAPNYRLD